A genomic region of Kluyveromyces marxianus DMKU3-1042 DNA, complete genome, chromosome 5 contains the following coding sequences:
- the TY2B-LR1 gene encoding transposon Ty2-LR1 Gag-Pol polyprotein, with protein sequence MNLMTFRQELIHVFLVQINQKCFYLENVRDIMLDSGTTVALVPNKKLLYNIKDESNIKLLAAGQNEITVEGEGILKLKLNENISIEMKAMIVPSIKINIIPLASLYENNLYVDETCDNIKSLNGETITSIFKKDKLLWISGNHIQLPTEEHKVYQTTKSKKYKVTLRELHRRLGHTNVRCVRETVKRGGIEDLSMSDVNWEGIDEFQCESCMKGKASRHPHIKNSRDQYNEKYGPFEYIHTDIFGPIRLSEDSKSYRYMITFTDECTRYTWTIPLYLKTERQVRVAFLTIIKQTRTQYNKRIKVFHMDRGSEYTSEWIRQVLKSRGVKLIYTTVADSRGNGVAERLNRTLLDRCRTLLDETGLSKEFWYHAIEHVVYDLNHTYKEKLKCSPIEKAGIKPPKLKHIHAFGQLACYRINTNSKLDNRAKLGYLLHPSQESYGYIILDAETNKLVDTTDFRPFYKNGPEGITEKEFYEQVGKWLHKAQTKMSSNNQEENNEPEFTTESHNKRRKLTVHESEKNKSSTNDSDTVRHEENLDTQDVPSCGGGEIHSDPKDDSTKESDSDSTKLASAQDSQVSHNPNTESEQTTAEEFTAHKHPNDDFNPLQDAHKQLKRKITETVEDPEEGSEKRFRVNYVKAVTDHDTIPYSEDATLSYSQAITGNKNKLLRDQFTQAFNKEINQMRKMHVWDENKLIDISEVDRNKVINPMLVFSIKRDGTKKCRLVARGDQQDLSTYSKDRQQDTINNMALMTVLAVALDHNLIIKQLDISSAYLYADLKEEIYIRAPPHIKQKGKVLRLNKSLYGLKQSGANWQKTIKDYLKGKCELEEMRFWPCVFTKGKFLEIIVCLFVDDIVIAGNNINTINQFITDLQNRFDTRIVNDGSPNERDAVRYDILGIDVEYKKGVSMKFGMLESLTKKLPLLGVEFKKESRYNIVPGTPDRSLKQDLDIPCDKDYDAKVNWIQRAIGLCNYVAMKYRFDIAYYTNILAQHQLYPSDEVLYETERLLQYLWTTRGKRLVWKRNEKETSELIGLTDASHAKGLKYKSQAGYFCIWNGKKLFARSTRTSYVCESTAQSETYAASECLAISRSINYLLTTLTGKKPDQMLLTDNKALIDSVKGTKTIKPGARHNDLKLYAIKDKYQEGQLKVEHIPTDQNEADLLTKPLKIKQFKVLTDKWMK encoded by the coding sequence atgaATTTGATGACGTTTCGTCAGGAACTGATTCATGTTTTCTTAGTTCAGATTAATCAGAAATGTTTCTATCTCGAGAATGTCAGAGATATCATGCTAGATTCTGGAACAACCGTAGCGTTGGTTCCTAACAAAAAATTGCTATACAATATCAAAGATGAATCCAACATTAAATTGCTTGCAGCAGgacaaaatgaaattacagttgaaggagaaggaatCCTAAAACTtaaattgaatgaaaacatttcAATTGAAATGAAAGCGATGATTGTACCatcaatcaaaataaatataataccATTAGCGTCACTATATGAGAATAACCTATACGTTGATGAAACTTGTGACAATATAAAATCATTAAATGGTGAAACAATTACGTCtatcttcaagaaagacaagTTATTGTGGATTTCAGGTAATCACATTCAATTACCAACTGAAGAACACAAAGTCTATCAAACAACGAAATCCAAGAAATATAAGGTCACATTAAGAGAATTACACAGGCGTCTAGGACACACAAATGTCAGATGTGTTAGAGAAACAGTTAAAAGAGGCGGAATTGAAGATTTATCAATGTCCGATGTTAACTGGGAAGGGATCGACGAATTCCAATGTGAATCATGCATGAAAGGAAAAGCTTCAAGGCATCCACACATCAAGAATTCTAGAGACCAATACAACGAAAAGTATGGCCCTTTcgaatatatacacacagACATATTTGGACCAATAAGACTAAGTGAAGATTCTAAAAGTTATAGGTATATGATTACTTTCACTGACGAATGTACTAGATATACGTGGACTATCCCATTATATCTAAAAACAGAAAGGCAAGTCAGAGTAGCATTTCTTACcataataaaacaaactcGGACTCAATATAACAAACGAATAAAAGTTTTCCACATGGATAGAGGATCAGAATACACAAGTGAATGGATCCGACAGGTACTAAAAAGTCGCGGAGTCAAACTAATTTACACAACAGTAGCTGATTCAAGAGGCAATGGAGTCGCTGAACGACTAAACAGAACTCTACTTGACCGATGCCGTACGTTGTTAGACGAAACAGGACTATCCAAGGAATTCTGGTATCATGCAATAGAGCATGTCGTATACGATTTAAACCATACTTATAAGGAAAAGCTAAAGTGTTCACCAATCGAGAAGGCTGGCATTAAGCCACCTAAATTAAAACATATACATGCGTTTGGTCAACTAGCTTGTTATCGTATAAATACAAACTCTAAACTCGATAATAGAGCAAAACTTGGTTATCTTTTACATCCATCACAAGAATCCTACGGATATATTATCCTGGATGctgaaacaaacaaacttGTTGACACAACAGACTTCAGACCATTTTACAAAAACGGGCCTGAAGGGATCACCGAAAAGGAATTCTATGAACAAGTTGGAAAATGGTTACATAAAGCACAAACTAAGATGAGTTCGAACAATCAGGAAGAAAATAACGAACCAGAATTCACCACGGAATCTCACAATAAGAGACGAAAACTAACAGTACATGAGtctgaaaagaacaaatccTCAACCAATGATTCGGACACCGTGAGACATGAAGAAAATCTTGATACACAAGATGTACCTTCATGCGGGGGTGGGGAAATACACTCAGATCCGAAAGAtgattcaacaaaagaatcaGATAGCGACTCAACGAAGTTAGCTAGCGCCCAAGACTCACAAGTATCACACAATCCAAACACAGAAAGTGAGCAAACtacagcagaagaattcaCAGCCCACAAACACCCAAACGACGACTTCAATCCGTTACAAGATGCGCACAAACAATTAAAACGGAAAATCACTGAGACAGTCgaagatccagaagaaggatCAGAAAAGAGATTTCGAGTAAACTATGTAAAAGCAGTAACAGATCATGATACAATCCCCTATTCCGAGGATGCCACACTATCATACTCACAAGCAATTACCGGTAATAAAAACAAGCTATTGAGAGATCAGTTTACTCAAGCCTttaacaaagaaatcaatcaGATGCGTAAAATGCATGTCTGGGACGAAAATAAATTAATAGATATTTCGGAGGTAGACCGAAATAAAGTGATTAACCCAATGCTAGTGTTCAGCATTAAAAGAGATGGTACGAAGAAGTGTAGATTGGTTGCAAGAGGAGACCAACAAGACCTCAGCACTTATTCGAAAGATAGACAACAAGATACCATCAACAATATGGCGCTTATGACAGTGTTAGCTGTAGCACTAGATCATAATTTAATTATCAAACAATTGGATATTTCATCCGCTTACCTATACGCTGATCTTAAAGAGGAGATATATATTCGTGCACCACCTCATATCAAGCAAAAGGGTAAAGTGTTAAGACTCAATAAATCTTTATACGGTCTAAAGCAAAGCGGAGCCAATTGGCAGAAAACAATTAAGGATTACCTAAAAGGCAAATGTGAATTGGAAGAGATGAGATTTTGGCCTTGCGTATTTACAAAAGGTAAATTCCTAGAAATAATTGTATGTTTATTCGTTGATGACATAGTCATAGCCGGCAACAACATTAACACGATAAACCAATTCATAACAGATCTACAAAACAGATTTGACACTAGAATAGTGAACGACGGTTCACCAAACGAACGTGACGCAGTTCGATATGACATCTTGGGCATAGATGTAGAATACAAAAAGGGTGTAAGCATGAAGTTTGGAATGCTAGAAAGTTTAACTAAGAAACTACCACTATTAGGGGTTGAATTCAAGAAGGAATCAAGATACAACATAGTCCCAGGAACCCCAGACAGATCTTTAAAACAAGATTTGGATATACCATGTGATAAAGATTACGATGCAAAGGTAAATTGGATCCAAAGAGCGATTGGATTATGCAATTACGTTGCCATGAAGTACAGGTTTGACATAGCGTACTATACTAACATATTAGCACAACATCAACTATACCCCAGTGATGAGGTACTATATGAGACTGAAAGATTATTACAGTACTTATGGACAACGAGAGGCAAACGTTTAGTGtggaaacgaaacgaaaaggAGACGTCAGAGTTAATAGGCCTAACCGACGCATCTCATGCCAAAGGTTTAAAATATAAGTCCCAAGCAGGATACTTTTGCATAtggaatggaaagaaaTTATTTGCAAGATCAACTAGAACATCTTATGTGTGCGAATCAACTGCACAATCTGAGACATATGCTGCAAGTGAATGTCTTGcaatatcaagaagtataaattacttacttactacGCTCACCGGTAAGAAACCAGATCAGATGTTACTTACCGATAACAAAGCATTAATAGATTCAGTAAAAGGAACTAAAACTATAAAACCTGGAGCCAGACATAATGATCTAAAACTTTATGCCATAAAGGATaaatatcaagaaggtcAATTAAAAGTGGAACATATTCCTACTGACCAAAATGAAGCAGACCTATTAACAAAACCGTTGAAGATTAAACAATTCAAAGTACTAACTGACAAGTGGATGAAGTAA